The following are encoded in a window of Chloroflexia bacterium SDU3-3 genomic DNA:
- a CDS encoding metal ABC transporter ATP-binding protein, which translates to METPTTAAASTSAPAIAIENLTVQYDGTRVLEGVSFELPQGQLVGIIGPNGAGKTTMLKAILGLIPTEGGSIHICGVPAAKHGGRVAYVPQRDVINWRFPASVADVVLMGRYGRLGWLRRPGPADRALAAACLEQVGMQAFASRPITDLSGGQQQRVFLARALAQEPDVLLLDEPISGVDAPTQEIILDILAGLAAQGKTLLLTTHDLHCNMDRFSALLALNHRLVALGPVEQVLTPHNLAATYGTQVVLSDGTGVTLINQ; encoded by the coding sequence ATGGAAACTCCCACCACAGCAGCCGCCAGCACCAGCGCTCCTGCTATCGCTATAGAAAACCTGACGGTGCAGTATGACGGCACCCGCGTGCTTGAGGGCGTCAGCTTCGAGCTGCCCCAGGGCCAGCTGGTGGGCATCATCGGGCCAAACGGCGCTGGCAAGACCACCATGCTCAAGGCCATCCTCGGCCTCATCCCCACCGAGGGCGGCAGCATCCACATCTGCGGCGTGCCCGCCGCCAAGCACGGCGGGCGGGTGGCCTATGTGCCCCAGCGCGACGTGATCAACTGGCGCTTCCCGGCCAGCGTGGCCGACGTGGTGCTGATGGGGCGCTACGGCAGGCTGGGCTGGCTGCGCCGCCCCGGCCCCGCCGACCGCGCCCTGGCCGCCGCCTGCCTGGAGCAGGTGGGCATGCAGGCCTTCGCATCCCGCCCGATCACCGATCTCTCCGGCGGGCAGCAGCAGCGCGTGTTCCTGGCCCGCGCCCTAGCGCAGGAGCCGGATGTGCTGCTGCTGGATGAGCCGATCAGCGGCGTGGACGCGCCCACCCAGGAGATCATCCTCGACATCCTGGCCGGGCTGGCCGCGCAGGGCAAGACCCTGCTGCTCACCACGCACGACCTGCACTGCAACATGGATCGCTTCAGCGCGCTGCTGGCGCTCAACCACCGGCTGGTGGCGCTGGGGCCGGTGGAGCAGGTGCTCACCCCCCACAACTTGGCAGCAACCTATGGCACGCAGGTGGTGCTGTCCGACGGCACCGGCGTGACCCTTATCAATCAGTAG
- a CDS encoding metal ABC transporter permease has translation MTCSNLWECVAAPLQYEFIRNSLIAAIIIGVVCAFVGAFVVLQDLAFIGDALAHASFPGAVIAFMFNLNLAIGGAVAGLLTALGIGVIVRRSKVSQDTAIGVLFAGTFALGVLLFSRIKNNTKDLFGLLLGDVLAIRSSDLIVIGIMGLIVIGTILALYKELTLMTFDRLQAEVIGLPVAWLHELLLALMAITIVIAVQTVGIVLVVAMLVTPAATATLLVRRFPMVILVGAVQGVIGTVAGLYISYYMNVASGASMVLVMTLMFAMALVFSRLRGRFRQRRAAA, from the coding sequence ATGACCTGCAGCAATCTTTGGGAGTGCGTGGCCGCGCCGCTCCAGTACGAGTTCATCCGCAACAGCCTGATCGCGGCGATCATCATCGGCGTGGTCTGCGCCTTCGTGGGCGCGTTTGTGGTGCTTCAAGATCTGGCCTTCATCGGCGATGCCCTGGCCCACGCATCCTTCCCCGGCGCGGTGATCGCCTTCATGTTTAACCTGAATCTGGCCATCGGCGGGGCGGTGGCCGGGCTGCTCACCGCGCTGGGCATCGGCGTGATCGTGCGCCGCAGCAAGGTGAGCCAGGATACCGCCATCGGCGTGCTGTTCGCGGGCACCTTCGCGCTGGGCGTGCTGCTGTTCTCGCGGATCAAGAACAACACCAAGGATCTGTTTGGCCTGCTGCTGGGCGACGTGCTGGCCATCCGCAGCAGCGACCTGATCGTGATCGGCATCATGGGCCTGATCGTGATCGGCACCATCCTGGCGCTCTACAAAGAGCTGACGCTCATGACCTTCGACCGGCTCCAGGCCGAGGTGATCGGCCTGCCCGTGGCCTGGCTGCACGAGCTGCTGCTGGCGCTCATGGCCATCACCATCGTGATCGCGGTGCAGACGGTAGGGATCGTGCTGGTGGTGGCCATGCTAGTCACCCCGGCGGCCACGGCCACCCTGCTGGTGCGGCGCTTCCCCATGGTCATCCTCGTGGGCGCGGTGCAGGGCGTGATCGGCACAGTGGCGGGGCTGTACATCTCGTACTACATGAATGTGGCCTCGGGCGCATCGATGGTGCTGGTGATGACGCTTATGTTCGCCATGGCGCTGGTGTTCTCCCGGCTGCGCGGGCGCTTCCGCCAGCGGCGCGCGGCGGCATAG
- a CDS encoding DUF2809 domain-containing protein — protein sequence MKLLFTRHRIAVALAALSVGALGLLTRSALVPRGSLAGQYGGDALWATLVYLLARWLWPHAPVARAAAGAAALAAAVELSQLYHAPWLDAVRQTTLGHLVLGQGFLWSDMACYAAGVALGACAELGLRRAYQRFFLSLR from the coding sequence ATGAAACTTCTTTTCACCCGCCACCGCATCGCCGTGGCCCTGGCCGCACTGAGCGTAGGAGCGCTGGGCTTGCTGACGCGCTCGGCGCTGGTGCCGCGCGGCAGCCTAGCCGGGCAGTATGGCGGCGACGCGCTGTGGGCCACACTGGTGTACCTGCTGGCGCGCTGGCTATGGCCGCATGCGCCCGTGGCCCGCGCCGCGGCGGGGGCGGCTGCCCTCGCCGCGGCGGTGGAGCTGAGCCAGCTCTACCACGCGCCGTGGCTCGACGCGGTGCGGCAGACGACGCTAGGGCACCTCGTGCTGGGCCAGGGCTTCTTGTGGAGCGACATGGCCTGCTATGCGGCGGGCGTGGCGCTGGGCGCGTGCGCCGAGCTGGGCCTGCGGCGGGCGTATCAGCGCTTTTTCCTGTCACTGCGATAA
- a CDS encoding acyltransferase — translation MSENHDRMRVNEIDLLRFIAVIMVILFHYGFRAYAADDYIKMDYTLIAPIARYGRFGVELFFIISGFVILMTADRGGFGTFVVSRASRLYPAFWVCCTITFLVKLFFGGDRFPTSIIQYLKNMTMFGNRLNSSSVDGVYWSLYYEINFYIIISLILLAGKIHRINRILWFWLFLTPIVNYFKWDILRENLVTQYSVYFIAGASYFLIWKHGISLERCIMIVLCWAYALMLLEPEVAFFNIHYHTDTNIWVTKALVTSYFVAMMFIVLRKTGSFGQLRWVFLGGLTYPAYLLHQHVGYIIINRLYPMLNMHVVFWGMVFFMLLVSFVIHQFIEKPSSRWMKHSLTRLSERVASLWFASKKRLAGTLSQ, via the coding sequence TTGAGCGAAAATCATGATCGAATGAGAGTTAATGAGATAGATCTTCTGAGATTTATTGCTGTTATTATGGTTATTCTGTTTCATTATGGATTCCGGGCCTATGCCGCTGATGATTATATAAAGATGGATTACACCCTCATCGCTCCTATTGCTAGGTATGGCAGATTCGGTGTAGAGCTTTTTTTTATTATCAGTGGGTTTGTTATATTAATGACAGCAGACCGGGGCGGTTTTGGAACCTTTGTTGTATCGCGCGCATCAAGGCTTTATCCGGCTTTTTGGGTTTGTTGTACGATAACGTTCTTGGTGAAGTTGTTTTTTGGTGGAGATAGGTTCCCAACTAGTATTATACAATATTTGAAGAATATGACGATGTTCGGCAATAGGCTAAACTCGTCAAGCGTAGATGGCGTATACTGGTCTTTATACTACGAGATAAACTTCTATATCATCATATCGCTTATATTGCTGGCAGGTAAGATACATAGAATTAATAGGATCCTTTGGTTTTGGCTCTTCCTGACGCCAATAGTAAACTATTTTAAATGGGATATCCTGAGAGAAAACCTAGTAACACAGTATTCAGTCTACTTCATCGCAGGAGCATCGTATTTCCTGATATGGAAACACGGCATATCGCTTGAGCGCTGTATCATGATTGTGCTCTGCTGGGCGTACGCGCTGATGCTGCTTGAGCCAGAGGTGGCCTTTTTTAATATTCACTATCATACCGACACGAATATCTGGGTTACCAAGGCGTTGGTGACATCGTACTTTGTCGCTATGATGTTTATCGTTTTGCGCAAAACTGGTTCGTTTGGGCAGCTGCGCTGGGTTTTCTTAGGCGGGCTGACGTACCCAGCCTATCTCCTCCATCAGCATGTGGGGTATATCATCATTAATCGGCTCTATCCCATGCTGAATATGCATGTCGTGTTCTGGGGGATGGTTTTCTTTATGCTGCTGGTGTCGTTTGTAATACACCAGTTTATTGAGAAGCCAAGCTCGCGCTGGATGAAACATTCCCTCACGCGATTGTCAGAGAGAGTTGCATCTCTCTGGTTTGCTTCAAAAAAACGGCTCGCGGGCACCTTATCGCAGTGA
- a CDS encoding MerR family transcriptional regulator: MLRIGDFSKFSRVSIKALRLYDELGLLKPVQVDPFTSYRYYEFHQLPRLYRILALKDLGFSLESIRHLLDGEVTADHMRGMLMLRRAEIGQRMREEEERLQRVEGLLRQLEEEPAMSSYDVIIKRVEPMLVASVRGVVPTPPEQHSLWAELLAHLEPWESRIIAPCISLYHDPDGKERDWDIEVCAPVAPGLVAQGPMAVGILPGVESMASVIHNGPFATIGQAYDAIARWIDQHGYRIIGPCREVNLRIPTIPGDQHDPDTVCEIQFPVELA; encoded by the coding sequence ATGTTACGGATCGGGGATTTCTCGAAATTCAGCCGGGTGTCGATCAAGGCGCTGCGGCTCTACGACGAGCTTGGCCTGCTGAAGCCGGTGCAGGTGGACCCATTTACCTCGTACCGCTACTACGAGTTCCACCAGCTACCACGGCTCTACCGCATTTTGGCGCTGAAAGACCTGGGCTTCTCGCTTGAGTCGATTCGGCATCTATTGGATGGCGAGGTGACAGCTGATCACATGCGCGGCATGCTCATGCTGCGCCGCGCCGAGATCGGCCAGCGGATGCGCGAGGAAGAGGAACGTCTGCAACGGGTTGAGGGCTTGCTACGACAGCTTGAGGAGGAACCTGCTATGTCCAGCTACGATGTGATCATCAAACGGGTTGAGCCGATGCTAGTGGCCTCGGTGCGCGGGGTGGTGCCCACCCCGCCCGAGCAGCACAGCCTGTGGGCCGAGCTTCTGGCCCACCTCGAACCCTGGGAGTCGCGGATCATCGCCCCCTGCATCTCGCTCTACCACGACCCCGATGGCAAGGAGCGCGACTGGGATATCGAGGTGTGCGCGCCAGTTGCGCCCGGCCTGGTTGCGCAGGGGCCTATGGCGGTTGGCATCCTGCCTGGCGTTGAGTCCATGGCCTCGGTCATCCACAATGGCCCGTTCGCCACCATCGGGCAGGCCTACGATGCCATAGCTCGCTGGATCGACCAGCACGGCTACCGCATCATCGGGCCGTGCCGCGAGGTCAACCTGCGCATCCCGACCATTCCAGGCGATCAGCACGACCCCGACACCGTGTGCGAGATCCAGTTCCCTGTCGAGCTAGCGTAG